The Streptomyces nitrosporeus genome includes a window with the following:
- a CDS encoding SIS domain-containing protein → MSHVENETADQPGCWRRAARLAAGPASSVLPAAGERVAVVGCGTSYYMAQAFAALREESGQGESDAFAASEFPSGRAYDRVVALTRSGTTTEVLGLLTRLRGRTPTVAVTADPRTPVREAADDLVVLDFADERSVVQTRFATSALTLLRAHLGLHDDAVVRDAETALSEPLPEGLLECAQFSFLGRGWTVGLANEAALKMKEASLSWTESYPAMEYRHGPISIATAETATWMFGTAPEGLAEQVRATGARWVEGTLDPLAELVRVQRLAVARAAARGLDPDLPRHLTRSVVLGPTA, encoded by the coding sequence ATGTCACATGTCGAGAACGAGACCGCCGACCAGCCTGGGTGCTGGCGCCGCGCGGCACGGCTCGCGGCCGGCCCGGCGTCGTCGGTCCTTCCCGCCGCCGGTGAGCGCGTCGCCGTCGTCGGCTGCGGGACCTCCTACTACATGGCCCAGGCCTTCGCGGCACTCCGCGAGGAGTCCGGCCAGGGCGAGTCGGACGCCTTCGCCGCCTCGGAGTTCCCTTCCGGCCGCGCATACGACCGGGTGGTCGCGCTGACGCGCTCGGGCACGACGACCGAGGTGCTCGGCCTGCTGACCCGGCTGCGGGGCAGAACGCCGACGGTGGCCGTCACCGCCGACCCGCGGACACCGGTCAGGGAGGCCGCGGACGACCTGGTGGTGCTCGACTTCGCGGACGAACGGTCCGTGGTGCAGACCCGGTTCGCCACCAGCGCCCTCACCCTGCTCCGCGCCCACCTCGGGCTGCACGACGACGCGGTCGTACGGGACGCGGAGACGGCGCTGTCCGAGCCCCTGCCCGAAGGGCTGCTGGAGTGCGCGCAGTTCAGTTTCCTGGGGCGCGGCTGGACGGTCGGGCTGGCGAACGAGGCGGCTCTCAAGATGAAGGAGGCGTCGCTGTCCTGGACCGAGTCGTATCCGGCGATGGAGTACCGGCACGGCCCCATCAGTATCGCCACGGCCGAAACGGCCACCTGGATGTTCGGTACGGCGCCGGAGGGGCTGGCCGAGCAGGTACGGGCCACCGGGGCCCGCTGGGTGGAGGGCACCCTCGACCCGCTGGCCGAACTGGTCCGGGTGCAGCGCCTGGCGGTCGCCCGGGCGGCGGCCCGGGGGCTGGACCCCGACCTTCCGAGGCATCTGACCCGCTCGGTGGTCCTCGGCCCGACCGCCTGA
- a CDS encoding LysM peptidoglycan-binding domain-containing protein, with product MPAMANRRRSKSSSLTRGIIAVSTGGAALALPVIGATGAFAAPAQTAAVEKAATSTAASGKAIAAKDSGSVTYSVILGDSLAGIARAHSVGGGWQELYKENREAVGDNPDLIRVGLKLTIGTEAEKTADRTASDSSESEDRADRSVRTGTALAAQGAQGAPAAVAVETVAETEPAVAVETVAETEPAVEPVAYTDDLDGWINESLAIMAQHGIPGTYEGIHRNVMRESSGNPMAINNWDSNAAAGIPSKGLLQVIDPTFQAYHVPGTSMDSYDPVANITAACNYAADRYGSIDNVFGAY from the coding sequence ATGCCCGCAATGGCCAACCGCCGCCGTTCCAAGTCCAGTTCGCTCACCCGCGGCATCATCGCCGTGAGCACGGGCGGAGCCGCCCTCGCCCTTCCCGTGATCGGCGCCACGGGCGCCTTCGCCGCTCCGGCGCAGACGGCCGCGGTCGAAAAGGCCGCCACCTCGACTGCCGCGTCCGGCAAGGCGATTGCCGCAAAGGACTCCGGCTCCGTCACCTATTCCGTGATCTTGGGTGATTCCCTTGCCGGAATCGCGCGTGCCCATTCCGTGGGCGGTGGCTGGCAGGAGCTGTACAAGGAAAACCGTGAGGCCGTCGGCGACAACCCCGACCTGATTCGCGTCGGCCTGAAGCTGACCATCGGTACCGAGGCGGAGAAGACCGCAGACCGGACCGCTTCGGATTCCTCGGAGTCCGAGGACCGTGCCGACCGCTCGGTGCGCACGGGCACCGCACTCGCCGCCCAGGGAGCCCAGGGCGCCCCGGCCGCCGTGGCCGTGGAGACCGTCGCGGAGACCGAGCCCGCCGTGGCCGTGGAGACCGTCGCGGAGACCGAGCCCGCCGTCGAGCCGGTCGCGTACACCGACGACCTGGACGGCTGGATCAACGAGTCGCTGGCCATCATGGCCCAGCACGGCATCCCCGGTACCTACGAGGGCATCCACCGCAACGTCATGCGTGAGTCCTCCGGCAACCCGATGGCCATCAACAACTGGGACTCCAACGCCGCCGCGGGCATCCCGTCCAAGGGCCTCCTCCAGGTCATCGACCCGACCTTCCAGGCCTACCACGTGCCCGGCACGTCGATGGACAGCTACGACCCGGTCGCCAACATCACGGCCGCGTGCAACTACGCCGCCGACCGTTACGGCTCGATCGACAACGTCTTCGGCGCCTACTGA
- a CDS encoding TOBE domain-containing protein: MQSYTIGQAARLLGVSPDTARRWADAGRVATHRDESGRRLIEGRALAAFSVELAQAGADEEEVSYTSARNAFPGIVTAVKLGDVAAQVEIQAGPHRLVSLLTREAVEELGLEVGMQATARVKSTSVHIDRT; encoded by the coding sequence ATGCAGTCCTACACCATCGGACAGGCGGCGCGTCTTCTCGGCGTCAGCCCCGACACCGCCCGCCGCTGGGCCGACGCGGGGCGGGTCGCGACGCACCGTGACGAGAGCGGCCGCCGCCTCATCGAGGGGCGTGCCCTGGCGGCCTTCTCGGTGGAGCTGGCACAGGCGGGCGCCGATGAGGAGGAGGTCTCCTACACCTCCGCGCGGAACGCCTTCCCCGGCATCGTCACCGCGGTCAAGCTGGGTGATGTCGCCGCCCAGGTGGAGATCCAGGCCGGCCCCCACCGTCTCGTCTCGCTCCTCACCCGCGAGGCGGTGGAGGAACTCGGCCTGGAGGTCGGCATGCAGGCCACGGCCCGGGTGAAGTCGACCAGCGTGCACATCGACCGGACCTGA
- the modA gene encoding molybdate ABC transporter substrate-binding protein: MSRLPSPAPASSSVRVLGRRRAVVAALAAALLAPLVAACGPGDGQQGSASSRTELTVLAASSLTDVFETAGKAYEKEHPGTRLRFSFAGSQELAAQVGQGAPADALVTADTTTMDGLKDETGPSTVVARNRLVIVTGEGNPRKVRTLEDLADPALKVVLAAPEVPVGRYGRQILDAGGVEVKAVSQEPNVRAVLSKVGLGEADAGLVYRTDTATAAGKVDAVEIPDDRNAVASYPAAVLKASKHGEEAADFVSWLSTSEAQKIFREAGFQQP, from the coding sequence ATGTCCCGCCTCCCCTCCCCCGCGCCCGCCTCCTCCTCCGTCCGTGTCCTCGGGCGCCGCCGCGCCGTGGTGGCCGCACTGGCGGCGGCCCTGCTCGCACCGCTGGTGGCCGCGTGCGGCCCGGGGGACGGGCAGCAGGGTTCCGCCTCGTCCCGGACCGAGCTGACGGTGCTGGCCGCCTCCTCCCTCACCGATGTGTTCGAGACGGCCGGCAAGGCGTACGAGAAGGAACATCCGGGCACGCGGCTCAGGTTCTCGTTCGCCGGTTCGCAGGAGCTGGCCGCCCAGGTCGGCCAGGGTGCGCCCGCCGACGCGCTCGTCACCGCCGACACCACGACCATGGACGGTCTGAAGGACGAGACCGGGCCCTCCACGGTCGTCGCGAGGAACCGCCTGGTGATCGTCACGGGCGAGGGGAACCCGCGGAAGGTCCGGACCCTGGAGGATCTCGCCGATCCCGCGCTGAAGGTGGTCCTCGCCGCCCCGGAGGTGCCTGTCGGCCGCTACGGGCGGCAGATCCTGGACGCCGGGGGTGTCGAGGTGAAGGCCGTCTCCCAGGAGCCCAACGTCCGCGCGGTGCTGAGCAAGGTCGGGCTCGGCGAGGCCGACGCCGGGCTCGTCTACCGTACGGACACCGCCACGGCGGCCGGCAAGGTCGACGCGGTGGAGATCCCGGATGACCGGAACGCCGTGGCCTCCTATCCGGCCGCCGTGCTGAAGGCGTCGAAGCACGGCGAGGAGGCGGCGGACTTCGTCTCCTGGCTGTCCACGTCCGAGGCGCAGAAGATCTTCCGCGAGGCGGGATTCCAGCAGCCCTGA
- a CDS encoding ABC transporter permease, with protein sequence MPQLRSRTPGSRRSPLALAVPAVLAVAFLALPLAGVLARTSWGELGAHLTSPGTTQALRLSLLVSAWSLGLSLLLGVPLAWLLARVDFPGKALVRSLVLLPMVLPPTVGGVALLLAFGRRGLLGPWLEDSFGVTLPFHTSGAVLAATFVAMPFLVISLEGALGGLHPRYEETAASLGASPLRVFLTVTLPMVAPGLAAGAALTWARALGEFGATITFAGNLPGTTQTLPLQVYLLLQDSPEAATSVSLLLLAIAMAVLVALRGRWTGTPRGSSAVRRPPEDPASVRSSPTPVRSVVPPEREEWPLRAEVTGFDRLTLRAEPGTTIAVVGPNGAGKTTLLRALLGLTPRARAAVRLGGTDVGGLPVHRRGIAWVPQDGALFPHLSALANTAYGLRARGVPRAEARGSARDWLERLGVGHLAGRRPAELSGGQAQRVALARALASRPRLLLLDEPLAALDQTTRARVRHMLRTHLDGFGGVCLIVTHDPVEALSLADRVLVLDEGRTVQDAPPAEVTRHPRSPWVARMLGRNAWAGTATADGLELPGGGRLVVAEPLPPGTAALAVIGPEAVSVHRRRPDGSPRNVWSGTVGEITTSGSRLRVLITSERTPDLVAEITPQAAAELGLAEGVPVWTGVKATEAALVPL encoded by the coding sequence ATGCCACAGCTCCGAAGCCGCACGCCGGGCAGCCGCCGCAGCCCTCTCGCCCTGGCGGTCCCCGCGGTGCTCGCCGTCGCCTTCCTCGCGCTGCCGCTGGCAGGTGTCCTCGCCCGCACGTCGTGGGGCGAACTCGGCGCGCATCTGACCAGCCCCGGCACCACACAGGCGCTGCGGCTGTCCCTGCTGGTCTCCGCCTGGTCGCTGGGCCTCTCGCTCCTGCTGGGCGTACCACTGGCCTGGCTGCTGGCCCGCGTCGACTTCCCGGGCAAGGCTCTGGTCCGGTCGCTGGTGCTGCTGCCGATGGTCCTGCCGCCGACCGTCGGCGGGGTCGCCCTGCTGCTGGCGTTCGGGCGGCGCGGGCTGCTCGGGCCGTGGCTGGAGGACTCGTTCGGGGTCACGCTGCCCTTCCACACCTCCGGGGCCGTCCTGGCCGCCACGTTCGTGGCGATGCCCTTCCTGGTCATCAGCCTCGAAGGGGCGCTGGGCGGGCTCCATCCCCGGTACGAGGAGACGGCGGCGTCCCTGGGGGCCTCCCCGCTGCGGGTCTTCCTCACCGTCACGCTGCCGATGGTGGCGCCCGGCCTGGCCGCCGGGGCGGCGCTGACCTGGGCGCGGGCGCTGGGCGAGTTCGGGGCGACGATCACCTTCGCCGGCAACCTCCCGGGCACCACGCAGACCCTGCCGCTCCAGGTGTACCTGCTCCTCCAGGACTCCCCCGAGGCCGCCACCTCGGTGTCGCTGCTGCTCCTCGCCATCGCCATGGCCGTGCTGGTGGCGCTGCGCGGGCGCTGGACGGGCACCCCGCGCGGTTCCTCGGCCGTCCGCCGGCCGCCGGAGGACCCGGCCTCCGTACGGAGCTCTCCGACGCCCGTGCGGTCCGTCGTGCCCCCGGAGCGGGAGGAGTGGCCCCTGCGGGCCGAGGTGACGGGTTTCGACCGGCTCACGCTCCGGGCGGAGCCCGGTACCACCATCGCCGTCGTCGGGCCCAACGGGGCCGGCAAGACGACCCTGCTGCGCGCTCTCCTCGGCCTCACCCCGCGCGCCCGTGCCGCGGTGCGTCTGGGCGGTACCGACGTGGGCGGCCTGCCGGTCCACCGGCGCGGGATCGCCTGGGTGCCGCAGGACGGTGCCCTGTTCCCCCATCTCTCGGCGCTCGCCAACACCGCGTACGGGCTGCGCGCCCGCGGTGTGCCCCGTGCCGAGGCCCGCGGCAGTGCCCGGGACTGGCTGGAGCGTCTCGGTGTCGGCCATCTCGCCGGCCGCAGGCCCGCCGAGCTGTCCGGCGGCCAGGCCCAGCGTGTCGCGCTGGCACGTGCCCTGGCCTCGCGCCCCCGTCTGCTGCTCCTGGACGAGCCGCTGGCCGCCCTCGACCAGACGACGCGGGCGCGGGTGCGCCATATGCTCCGTACCCATCTCGACGGTTTCGGCGGGGTCTGCCTGATCGTCACGCACGATCCGGTCGAGGCCCTTTCGCTCGCCGACCGCGTGCTGGTGCTCGACGAGGGCCGTACCGTGCAGGACGCCCCTCCGGCCGAGGTGACCCGGCACCCCCGCTCCCCCTGGGTCGCCCGGATGCTCGGCCGCAACGCCTGGGCGGGCACCGCGACCGCCGACGGGCTCGAACTCCCGGGCGGGGGGCGGCTCGTCGTGGCGGAGCCACTGCCTCCGGGCACGGCGGCGCTGGCCGTCATCGGGCCCGAGGCCGTGTCCGTGCACCGGCGGCGGCCGGACGGCAGCCCCCGCAACGTCTGGTCCGGCACCGTCGGCGAGATCACCACCAGCGGCAGCCGCCTCCGCGTCCTGATCACCTCCGAGCGGACCCCCGACCTCGTCGCGGAGATCACTCCGCAGGCCGCCGCCGAACTCGGACTGGCGGAAGGCGTGCCGGTATGGACCGGGGTCAAGGCCACCGAGGCGGCCCTGGTGCCGTTGTGA
- a CDS encoding flavodoxin family protein: MPTLLIVHHTPSPNCQTLLEAVVSGATTDGIEGVRTVRRAALAATASDVLEADGYLLGTPANLGYMSGALKHFFDQVYYPCLDATRGRPFGYWVHGGNDVTGAVRALESVTTGLGWRRAAEAVKVTGEPAKADVQACWELGATVAAGLMD; this comes from the coding sequence GTGCCCACCTTGCTGATCGTCCACCACACCCCCTCGCCCAACTGCCAGACGCTCCTGGAAGCGGTGGTGTCCGGCGCCACCACGGACGGGATCGAAGGCGTCCGGACCGTACGCCGGGCCGCGCTCGCGGCGACGGCCTCGGACGTCCTGGAGGCCGACGGCTACCTGCTGGGCACGCCCGCGAACCTCGGCTACATGTCCGGGGCGCTCAAGCACTTCTTCGACCAGGTCTACTACCCCTGCCTGGACGCGACCCGGGGACGGCCCTTCGGGTACTGGGTGCACGGCGGCAACGACGTCACCGGCGCGGTGCGCGCCCTGGAGTCCGTCACGACCGGCCTCGGCTGGCGCCGGGCCGCGGAGGCCGTGAAGGTCACGGGCGAACCGGCCAAGGCCGACGTCCAGGCGTGCTGGGAACTGGGCGCGACGGTCGCGGCCGGACTGATGGACTGA
- a CDS encoding carboxylesterase family protein has translation MTPGTPAAPLHGGPFRSGPLRYAVAERFARPRPVAGGGARPPAGHICPQPPSRLDAVMGPPLDHRPQGEDCLHLSVTTPARDDGRRPVLVWLHGGGFSSGAGLMDWYDGTALATEGDVVVVSVNYRLGALGYLCLDGVGEDNPGLYDQLEALRWVRDNIASYGGDPGLVTVFGQSAGALSALTLSRMPEAAGLFRRLVLQSAPLEIASRPRAEAAALGRVFADRLAAHAGPSGRADPRTAAPADLLAAQRDTAAVNRERSGSVLEPPFGPVDGAYPPGEEDAHVQGLDIMYGWNADEMTAFPGGHGGPDRSKELTRTVFAEPLTALGKRLVRAGARVHAYRLDWRPAGSPYGATHCVELPLLLGTRDAWRRSPMLGSASWDEVDTLGRAVRAVWTAFARTGTPGPAPAPLECHEVGAPGRP, from the coding sequence ATGACCCCCGGCACCCCCGCCGCACCCCTGCACGGCGGTCCCTTCCGCAGCGGCCCCCTCCGCTACGCCGTCGCCGAACGCTTCGCCCGGCCGAGGCCGGTGGCCGGCGGCGGCGCCCGCCCGCCCGCCGGCCACATCTGCCCGCAGCCGCCCTCCCGGCTGGACGCGGTGATGGGCCCGCCCCTCGACCACCGCCCCCAGGGCGAGGACTGCCTCCACCTGTCCGTCACCACCCCGGCCCGCGACGACGGGCGGCGGCCCGTGCTGGTCTGGCTCCACGGCGGCGGATTCAGCAGTGGCGCCGGCCTGATGGACTGGTACGACGGCACGGCACTCGCCACCGAGGGCGACGTGGTGGTCGTCTCCGTCAACTACCGCCTCGGCGCCCTCGGCTACCTCTGCCTCGACGGCGTCGGCGAGGACAACCCGGGGCTGTACGACCAGCTCGAAGCCCTCCGCTGGGTACGGGACAACATCGCCTCGTACGGCGGCGACCCCGGCCTCGTCACCGTCTTCGGGCAGTCCGCCGGAGCCCTCTCGGCCCTGACCCTGTCCCGGATGCCGGAGGCCGCGGGCCTGTTCCGGCGGCTCGTCCTGCAGAGCGCGCCCCTGGAGATCGCGTCCCGGCCCCGCGCCGAGGCCGCCGCCCTCGGCCGGGTCTTCGCCGACCGCCTCGCCGCGCACGCCGGCCCGTCGGGCCGGGCGGACCCCCGTACGGCCGCCCCCGCCGACCTCCTCGCCGCACAGCGGGACACCGCCGCGGTGAACCGGGAACGCTCCGGCAGCGTGCTGGAACCACCGTTCGGACCGGTCGACGGCGCGTACCCCCCGGGGGAGGAGGACGCGCACGTCCAGGGCCTCGACATCATGTACGGCTGGAACGCCGACGAGATGACGGCCTTCCCCGGCGGACACGGGGGGCCGGACCGGTCGAAGGAGCTGACCCGCACGGTGTTCGCCGAACCGCTCACCGCCCTCGGGAAACGGCTCGTACGGGCGGGTGCCAGGGTCCACGCCTACCGCCTGGACTGGCGCCCCGCCGGCTCGCCCTACGGCGCGACCCACTGCGTCGAGCTCCCGCTGCTGCTCGGCACCCGCGACGCCTGGCGGCGGTCGCCCATGCTGGGCAGCGCCTCCTGGGACGAGGTGGACACGCTGGGCCGGGCGGTCCGCGCCGTCTGGACCGCCTTCGCCCGCACCGGGACCCCCGGACCGGCCCCGGCCCCGCTGGAATGCCACGAGGTGGGCGCGCCGGGCCGCCCCTGA
- a CDS encoding MFS transporter: MAGTTLEWYDFFLYGTAAALIFNEQFFPSLSPTAGTLAAFSTFAVGFIARPLGGLVFGHYGDRIGRKATLVVSLLLMGIGSTLIGAIPTYDTIGFWAPVLLVALRVVQGIGLGGEGAGATLMSMEHAPPGKKNLYAGFPQMGTPGGLVMANVVFLATNALMGDGAFTSWGWRIPFLLSFVLVAVGLVIRLRVTESPSFSKVLATEDVVKFPLRESLRVGFPRLSLTLLAVVANSAVAYVFMVFTLSYGTQHLGYDKQFLIVCVTVAAALWFLTIPVWTTIADRYGRRTMFVWGSVAVLAWCVAFFPMLDTGDSVLAVVALLGMGLIIPVTHSVQGSIIVDTFPVNVSYSGTSVILQSGAILGGGLAPMISTALLDAGGSSTGVTWYLAGICTVSLAGAVALFRLVPERAPVPEPVPAPSLAGDRT, encoded by the coding sequence CTGGCCGGCACCACCCTGGAGTGGTACGACTTCTTCCTCTACGGCACCGCCGCGGCCCTCATCTTCAACGAGCAGTTCTTCCCCTCGCTCAGCCCCACCGCGGGCACCCTCGCCGCGTTCAGCACCTTCGCCGTCGGGTTCATAGCCCGCCCCCTCGGCGGCCTGGTCTTCGGGCACTACGGCGACCGCATCGGCCGCAAGGCGACCCTGGTCGTCTCGCTCCTCCTCATGGGCATCGGGTCCACCCTCATCGGGGCCATCCCCACCTACGACACCATCGGCTTCTGGGCGCCCGTCCTCCTGGTCGCCCTGCGCGTCGTCCAGGGCATCGGGCTCGGCGGTGAAGGTGCCGGAGCCACCCTGATGTCGATGGAACACGCGCCCCCGGGGAAGAAGAACCTGTACGCGGGCTTCCCGCAGATGGGGACACCCGGCGGCCTCGTCATGGCCAACGTCGTCTTCCTGGCCACCAACGCCCTCATGGGCGACGGCGCGTTCACCTCCTGGGGCTGGCGCATCCCCTTCCTGCTGAGCTTCGTCCTGGTCGCCGTCGGCCTGGTCATCCGGCTCCGCGTCACCGAGTCCCCCTCCTTCAGCAAGGTGCTGGCCACCGAGGACGTCGTGAAGTTCCCGCTGCGGGAATCCCTGCGCGTCGGTTTCCCCCGGCTGTCCCTGACCCTGCTGGCCGTGGTCGCGAACTCGGCCGTCGCCTACGTCTTCATGGTCTTCACCCTCTCCTACGGCACCCAGCACCTCGGCTACGACAAGCAGTTCCTCATCGTGTGCGTCACCGTCGCGGCGGCCCTCTGGTTCCTCACCATCCCGGTGTGGACGACCATCGCCGACCGGTACGGACGACGGACGATGTTCGTCTGGGGCTCCGTCGCCGTCCTCGCCTGGTGCGTCGCCTTCTTCCCGATGCTCGACACCGGCGATTCCGTGCTCGCGGTCGTCGCCCTCCTCGGGATGGGCCTGATCATCCCCGTCACCCACAGCGTGCAGGGCAGCATCATCGTCGACACCTTCCCCGTCAACGTCAGCTACTCCGGCACCTCGGTGATCCTGCAGAGCGGCGCCATCCTCGGCGGCGGCCTCGCCCCCATGATCTCCACCGCCCTGCTCGACGCGGGCGGCTCGTCGACGGGGGTGACCTGGTACCTCGCCGGGATCTGTACCGTCAGCCTGGCCGGTGCCGTCGCCCTGTTCCGCCTGGTCCCCGAGCGGGCGCCCGTACCGGAACCCGTACCGGCCCCCTCACTCGCGGGAGACCGCACATGA
- a CDS encoding 2-hydroxymuconic semialdehyde dehydrogenase codes for MTAATGRWIRNFVDGRFVEPDEDRSFDNIDPATGQVTARVHEADRALVDRAVTAARRALHDGWATAPVRERTALLRRAADLIEERFEEFVAAEVADTGKPVTQARELDVPRAVANFRTFADVVAAAGQESFVTDLADGRRALNYAVRKPLGVVAVIVPWNLPLLLLTWKVAPALACGNALVVKPSEETPATAALLAEVLADAGLPAGVYNVLHGFGGDSAGAYVTEHPGIDGVTFTGSSATGSHVMRTVAPRVRPVSFELGGKNAAIVFDDVDLDEALGGLARSVFTNTGQVCLCTERVYVQRSVFADIADGLAERARGLRLGRPTDEGTTTGPLISRKHREKVLGYFDLAERAGAKVLTGGGVPLLGDTLDGGSWIEPTLWTGLTQADRPVREEIFGPVAALIPFDTEEEAVALANDTEYGLAASVWTDDLRRGHRVAQAMNVGMSWVNTWFLRDLRSPFGGAGLSGIGREGGESSLHFYTEPTNVCVQL; via the coding sequence ATGACGGCAGCAACTGGGCGGTGGATCCGCAACTTCGTGGACGGACGGTTCGTCGAACCCGACGAGGACCGCAGCTTCGACAACATCGACCCGGCCACCGGACAGGTGACGGCCCGGGTGCACGAGGCCGACAGGGCGCTGGTGGACCGCGCCGTGACGGCGGCCCGCAGGGCCCTGCACGACGGCTGGGCCACCGCGCCCGTGCGGGAACGGACGGCACTGCTGCGGCGCGCGGCGGACCTCATCGAGGAGCGCTTCGAGGAGTTCGTCGCCGCGGAGGTCGCCGACACCGGCAAGCCGGTCACGCAGGCGCGCGAACTGGACGTCCCGAGGGCCGTGGCGAACTTCCGCACCTTCGCCGACGTGGTCGCGGCCGCGGGCCAGGAGTCCTTCGTCACCGACCTCGCCGACGGCCGGCGGGCGCTGAACTACGCGGTGCGCAAGCCGCTCGGTGTCGTCGCGGTCATCGTCCCCTGGAACCTGCCGCTCCTGCTGCTGACCTGGAAGGTCGCCCCCGCCCTGGCCTGCGGGAACGCCCTGGTGGTCAAGCCGAGCGAGGAGACCCCCGCCACCGCCGCCCTGCTCGCCGAGGTACTCGCCGACGCCGGACTGCCCGCCGGTGTGTACAACGTCCTGCACGGCTTCGGCGGGGACTCGGCCGGCGCGTACGTGACCGAGCACCCGGGGATCGACGGTGTCACCTTCACCGGTTCCTCGGCGACCGGTTCGCATGTGATGAGGACGGTGGCCCCCCGGGTCCGCCCGGTCTCCTTCGAACTCGGCGGGAAGAACGCGGCGATCGTCTTCGACGACGTGGACCTCGACGAGGCGCTCGGCGGCCTGGCCCGGTCGGTCTTCACCAACACCGGTCAGGTGTGCCTGTGCACCGAGCGGGTCTACGTACAGCGTTCCGTGTTCGCCGACATCGCGGACGGGCTGGCCGAACGCGCCCGGGGCCTGCGGCTGGGACGGCCGACGGACGAGGGCACCACCACCGGGCCGCTGATCTCGCGCAAGCACCGGGAGAAGGTGCTGGGCTACTTCGACCTGGCCGAGCGGGCCGGGGCGAAGGTGCTGACGGGCGGCGGTGTCCCGCTGCTCGGGGACACGCTCGACGGCGGGTCGTGGATCGAACCGACCCTGTGGACCGGGCTGACCCAGGCGGACCGCCCGGTGCGGGAGGAGATCTTCGGCCCGGTCGCCGCGCTGATCCCCTTCGACACCGAGGAGGAGGCCGTCGCCCTCGCCAACGACACCGAGTACGGCCTGGCCGCTTCGGTGTGGACCGACGACCTGCGGCGCGGCCACCGGGTGGCACAGGCCATGAACGTCGGCATGTCCTGGGTGAACACCTGGTTCCTGCGCGATCTGCGCTCGCCGTTCGGAGGCGCCGGCCTCTCCGGCATCGGCCGTGAGGGCGGAGAGTCCTCGCTGCACTTCTACACCGAACCGACGAACGTGTGCGTGCAGTTGTGA
- a CDS encoding 2-keto-4-pentenoate hydratase, producing the protein MISAELTAELAQTLDTAQSARKDVPSLADTHELGIDDAYAVQEALLRLRLDRGESVVGVKLGFTSKAKMAQMGVSDVIVGRLTDAMRIEDGGEVDLARFIHPKVEPEVAYRISRDVDLDDPSADIVSSVDAVAPALEIIDSRYRDFRFTYTDVVADNTSAAGYAIGPWLPLRDAAGLDVRLYTGGREVTGSTAAILGDPVQALHALLDMCRRRRIPLRAGHVVLAGAATAAEPLGPGPTGCEVAGLGSVTVRGL; encoded by the coding sequence GTGATCTCGGCCGAACTGACCGCCGAACTGGCACAGACACTCGACACCGCGCAGAGCGCGCGGAAGGACGTACCGAGCCTCGCCGACACGCACGAGCTCGGCATCGACGACGCGTACGCCGTCCAGGAGGCTCTGCTGCGGCTCCGGCTGGACCGCGGCGAGAGCGTCGTGGGAGTCAAGCTGGGCTTCACCAGCAAGGCCAAGATGGCGCAGATGGGCGTGTCCGACGTGATCGTGGGACGGCTCACCGACGCCATGCGGATCGAGGACGGCGGCGAGGTGGACCTCGCACGCTTCATCCACCCGAAGGTGGAACCCGAGGTCGCCTACCGGATCAGCCGCGACGTGGACCTCGACGACCCGTCGGCGGACATCGTGTCCTCGGTGGACGCGGTGGCTCCGGCTCTGGAGATCATCGACTCGCGGTACCGCGACTTCCGCTTCACTTACACCGATGTCGTCGCCGACAACACCTCGGCCGCCGGGTACGCGATCGGCCCCTGGCTGCCGCTGCGCGACGCCGCCGGTCTGGACGTACGGCTGTACACCGGCGGGCGGGAGGTGACCGGTTCCACCGCGGCGATCCTGGGGGACCCGGTGCAGGCCCTGCACGCGCTGCTGGACATGTGCCGACGGCGCCGCATCCCGCTGAGGGCCGGCCATGTGGTCCTCGCGGGCGCGGCCACCGCCGCCGAGCCGCTGGGGCCCGGCCCCACCGGGTGCGAGGTCGCCGGGCTCGGCTCCGTCACGGTCAGGGGGCTGTGA
- a CDS encoding RidA family protein, with protein sequence MGGSRVTGSRVIEGKATPRGRFPHVKVVGDLVFVSGTSSRRPDNTFAGVEADALGTTRLDIAAQTRAVIENIRDILAEVGAGLEDVAQITTYLVSMNDFGGYNEVYGEFFDESGPTRTTVAVHQLPHPHLLIEIQAIAHLPHTGPPPAGPPHTGTGAPAPLSPSTSVTEVSS encoded by the coding sequence ATGGGCGGCTCCCGTGTGACCGGCTCCCGTGTGATCGAGGGGAAGGCCACTCCGCGCGGGCGGTTCCCGCACGTCAAGGTCGTCGGTGACCTGGTCTTCGTCTCCGGGACGAGTTCACGGCGCCCGGACAACACCTTCGCCGGCGTCGAGGCGGACGCGCTCGGCACCACCCGGCTGGACATCGCGGCCCAGACCCGGGCCGTGATCGAGAACATCCGGGACATCCTCGCCGAGGTCGGCGCGGGGCTGGAGGACGTCGCCCAGATCACCACCTACCTGGTCTCCATGAACGACTTCGGCGGATACAACGAGGTCTACGGCGAGTTCTTCGACGAGAGCGGCCCGACCCGGACGACGGTCGCGGTGCACCAGCTCCCCCATCCCCACCTGCTCATCGAGATACAGGCCATCGCCCACCTGCCGCACACCGGTCCGCCGCCCGCCGGTCCGCCGCACACCGGCACCGGCGCCCCCGCCCCCCTCTCCCCCAGTACATCCGTCACGGAGGTGTCCTCATGA